From a region of the Danio aesculapii chromosome 4, fDanAes4.1, whole genome shotgun sequence genome:
- the LOC130222696 gene encoding gastrula zinc finger protein XlCGF49.1-like: MPDLIKDYEESKEEEQHVKIEDKTHLETGGILKVRDKNCFTCTQCGKSLASKSKLKIHMRIHTGEKPFTCTQCGKSFSQSSHLNLHVRIHTGEKPFTCTQCGKSFSQPSSLNQHVRIHTGEKPFTCPQCGKSFSKSSTLYRHMRIHTGVKPFTCIQCGKSFSQSPHLNKHMKIHTGVREYMCLECEKTFITAAELKHHQRIHTGEKPYKISHCSKRFSNSGTLKAHERIHTGEKP, from the coding sequence acctaattaaaGACTATGAggagagtaaagaggaggaacagcatgtcaaaattgaggacaaAACTCATTTAGAGACTGGTGGTATTTTAAAAGTGAGAGACAAAAATTGTTTcacgtgcactcagtgtggaaagagtttggcaagcaaaagcaaacttaagattcacatgaggatccacactggagagaaaccattcacatgcactcagtgtggtaagagtttcagccaatcatcacatctTAATCTACAcgtgaggatccacactggagagaaaccattcacatgcactcaatgtgggaagagtttcagccagccatcatcccttaatcaacacgtgaggatccacactggagagaaaccattcacatgccctcagtgtgggaagagtttcagcaaatcatcaacgctttatagacacatgaggattcacaccggagtaaaaccattcacatgcattcagtgtgggaagagtttcagccaatcaccacaccttaataaacacatgaagatccacactggtgtgagagagtatatgtgcttggagtgtgagaagacttttattacagctgcaGAATTGAAACaccaccagaggattcacactggagaaaaaccatatAAGATTTCACACTGCAGTAAGAGATTTTCTAACTCAGGAACCCTGAAagcacatgagaggattcacactggagagaaaccatag